The following nucleotide sequence is from Methanofollis sp..
AATGCCCTGATCAGGGCAGGGTCTTTCACGCCCGGTTCCTGCTCCACGCCCGAACAGACGTCCACTGCATAGGGGCGGAACGCCTCCACCGCGGCCCTGACATTCCGGGGACCGAGCCCTCCCGCGAGGACCACAGGCACCCGACTCTCCCGCATGACCTCACGCACCGCCTCACCGTCGAAGGGCCTGCCTGTCCCGCAACTCCTGTCCACGATATAGGCATCGGCACGGGGCGGGAGGGGGACGCCTTCGACCACCCTGATCACCCGTGCACCCGCAGCCGGCGGCACCTCATGGGGATAGGAGACCTGCACGGCCGTCGGGTGGAGGGCAAGCACACGGTCGAGGTCGGCCGGAGAGGTCGTGTGGGTCACCACAACCCGCGCCACAAAGGGGCCGAGCGCGGCGAAGATCTCCTCCGCCTTCTCCAGGCCGATGGAACGGGGCGAGTCGGAGTACATCACCACGCCGACGGCATCGGCACCCGCCTCCTCGGCCGTGACGGCGTCCTCCACGCGCGTCACGCCGCAGATCTTCACTCTCACGTAGGACTGACTCCGCATCAGGTCATGCATCGCTATCACAACCTCTTTGCATCGATGAGACCATAACCCTTCTTCGATGGCAGGCGCATACGACCGGCGGAGGGGGACGGCAATCATCGAGAGTCGAAGAGGGATCCTCGTTGTTACTCATGGTGACGGAGGTGTCTATCTCCTCCCTGGCGGAGGTGCAAGAGAGGATGAACTCCAGATCATAACTGCGATCAGGGAGTTAAAGGAGGAAACAGGACTCTATCCCATCGAAGTAAGATATCTCTTCACTCATCTCAAAGCAAAAGTCTTTCGGATGAAGGTGAAAGGGACGCCGAGGCCGTGCAATGAGATCAAAAAGATTGCATGGTACCGACCGGGGAGTCACATCAATGTCTCCAGGAACACCCGGGCAATCATCGACAGATATCTTCGGATGAAGGAATGAATTGCGCTGTAGAAATCCCAAACTCATACTTTTGCCAAGCCGATCATCTGAACTCACGAGGAGAGTTTGGATACAACGCCTTCCCCTAAATCGGAACCGGGGGCTGTTGCCCCCAGAACCCCCTCAAGACTGGGCCCGGGAAGACAGGGCCGAGATCCATGCAGGGAGATGGCCTTCCCGTGACAGTCCTAAACTGGAGGGAGCCGAGAAGGTCGAAGACCTTCGAAGAAAATCCCCACCAGTACTCCCAAAAGAGATCTTCCATAACCGAACAAATATAACACCTCCACCCCCCTTCAGCACATGGCCCCGGAGTTGTACTGGAACGAGACGATCGAGACGATGGAGCGCGGCGACCTCGACGCCCTCGTCGACGAGCGGGTGAAGTACACCGTGCGCTACGCCTCGGAACACTCCCCCTTCTACAGGAGATGGTTTGCCGCCCACCGGATCGACCCGGCGTCCGTC
It contains:
- a CDS encoding phosphoribosylanthranilate isomerase; amino-acid sequence: MHDLMRSQSYVRVKICGVTRVEDAVTAEEAGADAVGVVMYSDSPRSIGLEKAEEIFAALGPFVARVVVTHTTSPADLDRVLALHPTAVQVSYPHEVPPAAGARVIRVVEGVPLPPRADAYIVDRSCGTGRPFDGEAVREVMRESRVPVVLAGGLGPRNVRAAVEAFRPYAVDVCSGVEQEPGVKDPALIRAFVAAARGLSPEESGRPA
- a CDS encoding NUDIX domain-containing protein is translated as MAGAYDRRRGTAIIESRRGILVVTHGDGGVYLLPGGGAREDELQIITAIRELKEETGLYPIEVRYLFTHLKAKVFRMKVKGTPRPCNEIKKIAWYRPGSHINVSRNTRAIIDRYLRMKE